From one Streptomyces sp. NBC_01478 genomic stretch:
- a CDS encoding NADH-quinone oxidoreductase subunit C — protein MSDANGTNPEKDLSGSNLPGQRGDGGEEIRVQRGMFGANNGGDTSGYGGLVRSVRLPGAASRPYGGWFDEVADELEGALEEQGLLPDNAIEKTIVDRGELTFHIEREHLVRVAQTLRDDPALRFELCTGVSAVHYLHDKGRELHAVYHLRSITHNRLIRLEVSAPDSDPHIPSLVPVYPTNDWHERETYDFFGIVFDGHPALTRIMMPDDWPGHPQRKDYPLGGIAVEYKGAQIPAPDQRRSYS, from the coding sequence GTGAGCGACGCGAACGGCACCAACCCCGAGAAGGACCTCAGCGGCTCCAATCTCCCCGGCCAGCGCGGCGACGGCGGTGAGGAGATCCGCGTCCAGCGCGGCATGTTCGGCGCCAACAACGGCGGCGACACCTCCGGCTACGGCGGCCTGGTCCGCTCGGTCCGCCTGCCGGGAGCCGCGAGCCGGCCCTACGGCGGCTGGTTCGACGAGGTCGCCGACGAGTTGGAGGGCGCCCTGGAGGAACAGGGACTGCTGCCCGACAACGCGATCGAGAAGACGATCGTCGACCGGGGTGAACTCACCTTCCACATCGAACGCGAGCACCTGGTCCGCGTCGCCCAGACCCTGCGCGACGACCCGGCCCTGCGCTTCGAACTCTGTACCGGCGTCAGCGCGGTCCACTACCTGCACGACAAGGGCCGCGAGCTGCACGCCGTCTACCACCTGCGCTCGATCACCCACAACCGGCTGATCCGCCTCGAAGTCAGCGCCCCGGACAGCGATCCGCACATCCCGTCACTGGTCCCGGTCTATCCGACCAACGACTGGCACGAGCGCGAGACCTACGACTTCTTCGGCATCGTCTTCGACGGTCACCCGGCACTGACGCGGATCATGATGCCGGACGACTGGCCGGGCCACCCGCAGCGCAAGGACTACCCCCTCGGCGGCATCGCCGTCGAGTACAAGGGCGCCCAGATCCCGGCTCCGGACCAGCGGAGGTCGTACTCGTGA
- a CDS encoding geranylgeranyl reductase family protein, with translation MTEPLSENTADVIVVGAGPAGSATAYHLAKSGLDVLLLEKTEFPREKVCGDGLTPRATKQLVAMGIDISEEAGWLRNKGLRIIGGGVRLQLDWPDLASFPDYGLVRKRDDFDEQLARNAQKAGARLYERCNVGAPIIDERTGRITGVNAKLGDEKREVTFHAPLVVAADGNSTRLSLAMGLHRREDRPMGVAVRTYFTSPRHEDDYLESWLELWDRRGAEDRLLPGYGWIFGMGDGTSNVGLGVLNTSDSFKELDWREVLKAWCASMPEDWGYTPENMTGPIRGAALPMAFNRQPHYTKGLLLVGDAGGLVNPFNGEGIAYAMESGQLAADVIVQAHARPTPASRELALQRYPQVLKDTYGGYYTLGRAFVKLIGNPKVMKIAAQRGLTHPLLMKFTLKMLANLTDPTGGDAMDRIINGLSKVAPKA, from the coding sequence GTGACCGAGCCCCTCTCCGAAAACACCGCCGATGTGATCGTCGTCGGCGCGGGGCCAGCCGGCTCCGCCACCGCCTACCACCTCGCCAAGTCCGGACTCGACGTACTCCTGCTGGAGAAGACCGAGTTCCCGCGCGAGAAGGTGTGCGGCGACGGACTCACCCCGCGCGCCACCAAGCAGCTCGTGGCCATGGGCATCGACATCTCCGAGGAGGCCGGCTGGCTGCGCAACAAGGGCCTGCGCATCATCGGCGGCGGTGTCCGCCTCCAGCTCGACTGGCCGGATCTCGCCTCCTTCCCGGACTACGGCCTCGTCCGCAAGCGCGACGACTTCGACGAGCAGCTCGCCCGCAACGCCCAGAAGGCGGGCGCCCGCCTCTACGAGCGCTGCAACGTCGGCGCCCCGATCATCGACGAGCGCACCGGCCGTATCACCGGCGTCAACGCCAAGCTCGGCGACGAGAAACGCGAAGTCACCTTCCACGCGCCCCTGGTGGTCGCCGCCGACGGCAACTCCACCCGGCTCTCCCTCGCGATGGGCCTGCACCGCCGCGAGGACCGCCCGATGGGTGTCGCGGTACGGACCTACTTCACCTCGCCCCGCCACGAGGACGACTACCTGGAGTCCTGGCTGGAACTGTGGGACCGCCGCGGTGCCGAGGACCGTCTGCTGCCCGGCTACGGCTGGATCTTCGGCATGGGCGACGGCACCTCGAACGTCGGCCTCGGCGTCCTCAACACCTCCGACTCCTTCAAGGAGTTGGACTGGCGCGAGGTGCTGAAGGCCTGGTGCGCGTCCATGCCCGAGGACTGGGGCTACACCCCCGAAAACATGACCGGCCCGATCCGCGGTGCCGCCCTCCCGATGGCCTTCAACCGCCAACCCCATTACACGAAGGGGCTGTTGCTGGTCGGCGACGCCGGCGGCCTGGTGAATCCCTTCAATGGCGAGGGCATCGCCTACGCCATGGAGTCCGGCCAGCTCGCCGCCGACGTCATCGTCCAGGCCCACGCCCGCCCGACCCCCGCGAGCCGCGAACTGGCCCTCCAGCGCTACCCGCAGGTCCTCAAGGACACCTACGGCGGCTACTACACGCTGGGCCGCGCCTTCGTGAAGCTCATCGGCAACCCGAAGGTCATGAAGATCGCGGCCCAGCGCGGCCTGACGCACCCCCTGCTGATGAAGTTCACCCTGAAGATGCTGGCCAACCTCACCGACCCCACGGGCGGCGACGCGATGGACCGGATCATCAACGGGCTGAGCAAGGTGGCGCCGAAGGCGTAG
- a CDS encoding demethylmenaquinone methyltransferase yields MTRASLDKQPHEVASMFDDVAERYDLTNDVLSLGQDRRWRKEVTKAVDARPAQKVLDLAAGTATSSLPFARSGAYVVPCDFSLGMLQVGKKRHPWLPLTAGDATKLPFKDDTFDAVTISFGLRNVQDTDAALRELYRVTKPGGRVVICEFSHPTWAPFRTVYTEYLMRALPPVARTVSSNPDAYVYLAESIRAWPDQPALAERLREAGWSKVAYRNLSGGIVALHRGFKDGLDSAS; encoded by the coding sequence GTGACCCGCGCATCCCTGGACAAGCAGCCGCACGAAGTCGCCTCGATGTTCGACGACGTGGCGGAACGGTACGACCTCACCAACGACGTGCTCTCGCTCGGCCAGGACCGCCGATGGCGCAAGGAGGTCACGAAGGCGGTCGACGCCCGCCCCGCGCAGAAGGTCCTGGACCTCGCCGCCGGTACGGCCACGTCCTCGCTCCCCTTCGCCCGGAGCGGTGCCTATGTCGTCCCCTGCGACTTCTCCCTCGGCATGCTCCAGGTCGGCAAGAAGCGCCACCCCTGGCTGCCGCTCACGGCCGGCGACGCCACCAAACTGCCGTTCAAGGACGACACGTTCGACGCCGTGACCATCTCCTTCGGGCTGCGGAACGTGCAGGACACGGACGCCGCGCTGCGCGAGCTGTACCGGGTGACGAAGCCCGGCGGCCGGGTGGTGATCTGCGAGTTCTCGCACCCGACCTGGGCGCCCTTCCGCACGGTCTACACCGAGTACCTGATGCGCGCGCTGCCGCCGGTCGCCCGGACCGTGTCCTCGAACCCGGACGCGTACGTCTATCTCGCCGAGTCCATCCGCGCCTGGCCCGACCAGCCCGCGCTGGCCGAGCGGCTGCGCGAGGCCGGCTGGTCGAAGGTCGCCTATCGCAACCTGAGCGGCGGGATCGTGGCCCTGCACCGGGGCTTCAAGGACGGCCTGGACTCCGCCAGTTGA
- a CDS encoding C40 family peptidase, which yields MSHTAHIRSHRKPRRSATSNIAVRAGVAGGVLSMAAAGAASANAAETTQTLQLPTLTADLSAQVAQSAEATQQAAANYQLRAERDAAAANAAKQAKADLADAKKKAEAKKKAQEAARKDAAARAASRSTERTTLASSATTSASTSTSSSTATGSAAAVVAFVKAQIGKSYVLGATGPSAYDCSGLVGAAFKQVGISLPRVSQDQSTAGTQVSLSNLQAGDILYWGSAGSAYHVAVYVGDGMFVGAQNPSTGIVERPLSYDMPTGAVRVL from the coding sequence ATGTCCCACACCGCTCACATACGCAGCCACCGGAAACCCCGCCGCAGCGCGACGTCGAACATCGCCGTGCGTGCCGGAGTTGCCGGTGGCGTTCTCAGCATGGCGGCGGCTGGTGCAGCCTCGGCCAACGCTGCCGAGACGACGCAGACCTTGCAACTGCCCACCCTGACGGCCGATCTGTCCGCGCAGGTCGCACAGTCCGCCGAGGCCACTCAGCAGGCCGCGGCGAACTACCAACTGCGCGCCGAGCGCGACGCGGCCGCCGCAAACGCCGCGAAGCAGGCCAAGGCGGACCTCGCGGACGCCAAGAAGAAGGCGGAGGCAAAGAAGAAGGCCCAGGAGGCCGCCCGTAAGGACGCTGCGGCCCGCGCCGCGTCGCGCAGCACCGAGAGGACCACCCTGGCCTCTTCGGCGACCACGAGCGCCTCCACGAGCACGAGCTCGTCGACGGCGACCGGTTCGGCCGCGGCCGTCGTGGCCTTCGTGAAGGCCCAGATCGGCAAGTCCTACGTCCTGGGCGCCACCGGCCCCAGCGCCTACGACTGCTCCGGGCTCGTCGGTGCCGCCTTCAAGCAGGTCGGCATCAGCCTGCCGCGTGTCTCCCAGGACCAGTCGACCGCCGGTACTCAGGTGTCCCTGAGCAACCTGCAGGCCGGCGACATCCTGTACTGGGGCAGCGCGGGCAGCGCCTACCACGTGGCGGTGTACGTGGGCGACGGCATGTTCGTCGGCGCGCAGAACCCCTCCACCGGCATCGTGGAGCGGCCGCTGTCGTACGACATGCCGACCGGTGCGGTGCGGGTGCTCTGA
- a CDS encoding NuoB/complex I 20 kDa subunit family protein — MGLEEKLPSGFLLTTVEQAAGWVRKASVFPATFGLACCAIEMMTTGAGRYDLARFGMEVFRGSPRQADLMIVAGRVSQKMAPVLRQVYDQMPNPKWVISMGVCASSGGMFNNYAIVQGVDHIVPVDIYLPGCPPRPEMLLDAILKLHQKIQSSKLGVNAEEAAREAEEAALKALPTIEMKGLLR, encoded by the coding sequence ATGGGACTCGAAGAAAAGCTGCCGAGCGGTTTCCTGCTGACCACCGTCGAGCAGGCCGCGGGCTGGGTGCGCAAGGCATCCGTCTTCCCGGCCACGTTCGGCCTCGCCTGCTGCGCCATCGAGATGATGACGACCGGCGCCGGACGGTACGACCTGGCGCGCTTCGGCATGGAGGTCTTCCGCGGATCTCCCCGCCAGGCGGACCTGATGATCGTCGCGGGCCGGGTCAGCCAGAAGATGGCGCCGGTGCTGCGCCAGGTCTATGACCAGATGCCGAACCCCAAGTGGGTCATCTCCATGGGCGTTTGCGCGTCGTCGGGCGGCATGTTCAACAACTACGCGATCGTGCAGGGCGTCGACCACATCGTCCCGGTCGACATCTACCTCCCGGGCTGCCCGCCACGGCCCGAGATGCTGCTGGACGCGATCCTCAAGCTCCACCAGAAGATCCAGTCCTCCAAGCTCGGAGTGAACGCCGAGGAGGCGGCCCGCGAGGCGGAGGAGGCGGCGCTCAAGGCACTGCCCACCATCGAGATGAAGGGCCTGCTGCGGTGA
- a CDS encoding GNAT family N-acetyltransferase, with protein MNRALPAVRLRVPTDEDAVAWHRTFDHPDVMEFHGGKSAELSVYEELTARQRRHDAERGFCLWTMLDDSDRVIGFTGAQPWPQDWGPKGEIEIGWRLGREFWGQGYATAAAEATLERVRAAGVPSVVAMVLARNTRSIAVTRRLGMRLEEVFTTPSRAEEGHCYRLVL; from the coding sequence GTGAACCGAGCTCTCCCCGCAGTACGGCTGCGTGTCCCCACCGACGAGGACGCCGTCGCCTGGCACCGGACCTTCGACCACCCGGACGTCATGGAGTTCCACGGCGGGAAGTCCGCGGAGCTGTCCGTCTACGAGGAGCTCACCGCCCGTCAGCGCCGGCACGACGCGGAGCGCGGTTTCTGTCTGTGGACCATGCTCGACGACTCCGACCGGGTCATCGGTTTCACCGGCGCCCAGCCGTGGCCGCAGGACTGGGGACCGAAGGGTGAGATCGAGATCGGCTGGCGGCTGGGGCGGGAGTTCTGGGGCCAGGGGTATGCCACCGCGGCGGCGGAAGCGACCCTGGAGCGGGTGCGGGCGGCCGGGGTGCCGAGCGTGGTGGCGATGGTCCTGGCCCGCAACACCCGGTCCATCGCGGTGACCCGGCGGCTGGGCATGAGGCTCGAAGAGGTCTTCACCACGCCCTCGCGCGCGGAGGAGGGGCACTGCTACCGGCTCGTACTGTAA
- a CDS encoding NADH-quinone oxidoreductase subunit D — protein MSTQSASASAASARETTEGTVYTVTGGDWDEVVQSAARADDERIVVNMGPQHPSTHGVLRLILEIDGETVTEARCGIGYLHTGIEKNLEYRTWTQGTTFVTRMDYLTSFFNETAYCLAVEKLLGVEEQITERAKIVRVLLMELNRLSSHLVCIATGGMELGATTIMIYGFRDREMILDIYELITGLRMNHAYIRPGGLAQDLPPGAVDQIREFVKKMKKNLPEYDKLATGNPIFKARMQDVGYLDLAGCMALGATGPILRSTGLPHDLRKAQPYCDYETYDFDIPTADTCDSYGRFLIRLEEMRQSLRIVEQCLDRLQPGPVMVADKKIAWPAQLALGPDGLGNSLDHIKQIMGTSMEALIHHFKLVTEGFRVPPGQAYAAVESPKGELGVHAVSDGGTRPYRVHFRDPSFTNLQAMAAMCEGGQVADVIVAVASIDPVMGGVDR, from the coding sequence GTGAGCACGCAGTCAGCATCCGCTTCGGCCGCTTCGGCGCGCGAGACCACCGAGGGGACCGTATATACGGTCACCGGTGGCGACTGGGACGAGGTCGTCCAGTCCGCGGCCCGGGCCGACGACGAGCGCATCGTCGTCAACATGGGGCCCCAGCACCCCTCCACGCACGGTGTGCTCCGTCTGATCCTGGAGATCGACGGCGAGACGGTCACCGAGGCCCGCTGCGGCATCGGCTACCTCCACACCGGTATCGAGAAGAACCTCGAGTACCGCACGTGGACACAGGGCACCACGTTCGTGACGCGCATGGACTATCTGACGTCCTTCTTCAACGAGACCGCCTACTGCCTCGCCGTCGAGAAACTCCTCGGCGTCGAGGAGCAGATCACCGAGCGGGCGAAGATCGTCCGGGTGCTCCTGATGGAGCTGAACCGCTTGTCCTCCCACCTGGTGTGCATCGCCACCGGCGGGATGGAACTCGGCGCCACCACGATCATGATCTACGGATTCCGCGATCGTGAAATGATTCTCGACATCTACGAGCTCATCACGGGCCTGCGGATGAACCACGCGTACATCCGCCCCGGCGGACTCGCCCAGGACCTGCCGCCCGGCGCGGTGGACCAGATCCGCGAGTTCGTGAAGAAGATGAAGAAGAACCTCCCCGAGTACGACAAGCTCGCCACCGGGAACCCCATCTTCAAGGCCCGTATGCAGGACGTCGGTTACCTCGACCTGGCCGGCTGCATGGCCCTCGGCGCCACCGGCCCGATCCTGCGCTCCACCGGTCTGCCGCACGACCTGCGCAAGGCGCAGCCGTACTGCGACTACGAGACGTACGACTTCGACATCCCGACCGCCGACACCTGCGACTCCTACGGCCGCTTCCTCATCCGCCTGGAGGAGATGCGCCAGTCGCTGCGGATCGTCGAGCAGTGCCTGGACCGGCTGCAGCCCGGCCCGGTCATGGTCGCCGACAAGAAGATCGCCTGGCCCGCCCAACTCGCGCTCGGGCCGGACGGGTTGGGCAACTCGCTCGACCACATCAAGCAGATCATGGGCACCTCCATGGAGGCCCTGATCCACCACTTCAAGCTGGTGACCGAAGGCTTCCGCGTACCGCCGGGACAGGCGTACGCGGCGGTCGAGTCGCCCAAGGGCGAACTCGGGGTGCACGCCGTGTCCGACGGAGGCACCCGCCCCTACCGGGTCCACTTCAGGGACCCGTCCTTCACCAACCTTCAGGCCATGGCGGCGATGTGCGAGGGCGGCCAGGTCGCCGACGTCATCGTCGCCGTCGCGTCCATCGACCCCGTGATGGGAGGCGTCGACCGGTGA
- the nuoE gene encoding NADH-quinone oxidoreductase subunit NuoE, which produces MTTSSSEQGVSLGMPQLPAPAYPDDVRARLEADGREIIARYPDSRSALLPLLHLVQAEEGHVTRTGQQFCADLLELTTAEVAAVATFYSMYRRRPSGDYQVGVCTNTLCAVMGGDAIFESLQEHLGVGNGETTDDGKVTLEHIECNAACDFAPVVMVNWEFFDNQTPASARRLVDDLRTGAPVEPTRGAPMCTFKETARILAGFPDERPGAVEASGGAGPASLVGLRLARGETAPARVVHPRGSGAPQDQSPPEHLSSHDAPQDTSASDPAHPAGPVAEEGE; this is translated from the coding sequence GTGACCACCAGTTCTTCGGAGCAGGGCGTCAGTCTGGGCATGCCCCAACTGCCCGCGCCCGCCTACCCGGACGACGTCCGGGCCCGGCTGGAGGCCGACGGGCGGGAGATCATCGCCCGCTACCCGGACTCCCGCTCGGCCCTCCTGCCGTTGCTGCACCTCGTGCAGGCGGAGGAGGGTCATGTCACGCGCACAGGGCAGCAGTTCTGCGCGGACCTGCTGGAGCTGACGACGGCGGAGGTCGCCGCCGTGGCGACCTTCTACTCGATGTACCGGCGCCGGCCGAGCGGTGACTACCAGGTCGGGGTCTGCACCAACACCCTGTGTGCGGTGATGGGCGGCGACGCGATCTTCGAGTCGCTCCAGGAGCACCTGGGCGTCGGCAACGGTGAGACCACCGACGACGGCAAGGTCACCCTGGAGCACATCGAGTGCAACGCGGCCTGCGACTTCGCGCCGGTGGTGATGGTCAACTGGGAGTTCTTCGACAACCAGACCCCGGCCAGCGCCCGGCGCCTCGTCGACGACCTGCGCACGGGCGCACCCGTGGAGCCCACGCGCGGGGCGCCGATGTGCACCTTCAAGGAGACCGCGCGGATCCTCGCCGGCTTCCCCGACGAGCGGCCCGGGGCCGTCGAGGCGAGCGGCGGTGCGGGACCCGCGTCGCTGGTGGGCCTCCGCCTGGCCAGGGGAGAGACCGCACCCGCGCGCGTGGTCCATCCGCGCGGCTCCGGAGCGCCGCAGGACCAGTCGCCGCCCGAGCACCTCAGTTCGCACGATGCGCCGCAGGACACGTCGGCCTCCGACCCCGCCCACCCGGCGGGGCCTGTCGCCGAGGAGGGGGAGTGA
- a CDS encoding NADH-quinone oxidoreductase subunit A codes for MNAYAPILVLGALGAGFAIFSVVMATLIGPKRYNRAKLEAYECGIEPTPTPAGGGRFPIKYYLTAMLFIVFDIEIVFLYPWAVTFDALGVFGLVEMLLFVLTVFVAYAYVWRRGGLEWD; via the coding sequence GTGAACGCGTATGCGCCCATCCTCGTACTGGGAGCCCTCGGGGCAGGCTTTGCGATCTTCTCCGTGGTCATGGCCACGCTGATCGGTCCGAAGCGATACAACCGGGCCAAGCTCGAAGCGTACGAGTGCGGCATCGAGCCGACCCCCACGCCGGCCGGCGGCGGGCGCTTCCCTATCAAGTACTACCTGACGGCGATGCTCTTCATCGTCTTCGACATCGAGATCGTCTTCCTCTACCCCTGGGCCGTCACCTTCGACGCCCTGGGTGTTTTCGGGCTCGTGGAGATGCTGCTCTTCGTGCTCACCGTCTTCGTCGCGTACGCGTACGTATGGCGGCGCGGCGGCCTGGAATGGGACTGA
- a CDS encoding PASTA domain-containing protein — translation MRVPRLVGLMAVDARETAQSRGLFINSPDRPDFHLAVVDYVVRQYPQPDAEVARDSVVYVWFDFGEGDGGGGMREPRVPRPPSGGMQRELDEPPGDAFFAAVIG, via the coding sequence GTGCGCGTACCGCGGCTCGTCGGCCTGATGGCCGTGGACGCGCGCGAGACGGCCCAGTCGCGCGGGCTGTTCATCAACTCGCCGGACCGGCCCGACTTCCATCTCGCCGTCGTCGACTACGTCGTACGGCAGTATCCGCAGCCCGATGCCGAGGTGGCGCGGGATTCTGTCGTCTACGTGTGGTTCGACTTCGGTGAGGGCGACGGCGGGGGCGGTATGCGCGAGCCGCGCGTACCCCGGCCGCCGAGCGGGGGGATGCAGCGCGAGCTGGACGAGCCGCCGGGCGACGCGTTCTTCGCGGCGGTGATCGGCTAG
- a CDS encoding acyltransferase family protein, translating into MTWEQQQGYGGYGHPQQPQQPYGYDGYGQPQPYGQPQQPYPYQQQPYQQQQPPYPQPYTATDYGPQGAGAPAVDETATLPPVEPEPETQPEPVAEEVVEEAAPAPEPAGRDRYFDTLRAVALIRVVTYHTFGWAWCGMVFPSMGIMFGLAGTLMAKSLERPAFKVVKSRMRRLLPPFWFWGFFVLVAMMIHDWMPGWQIVFWVVPVGDPPGNAWGTQAWEILWYLRTYLWFVMLSPALLWIFRKAPIPVLLLTLVPIVVLKFVWAGPDNRFGNALWDLSTYLFCWVLGFAHRDGVLQKLKPFLVVTLSVAAIVFGGWYAFTHQAEAGTYDLDENPLAQTYWSAGYVMLLMWAKAYFNIDFAWLTRFKRLDRIVTIFNSRAVTIYLWHEIALVLAVPLTDQFWKVPAFEKWLPLGSQWFMFGIGWILIALFIVLCGWVEDVAAKKKPRLLPS; encoded by the coding sequence ATGACCTGGGAACAGCAGCAGGGCTACGGCGGCTACGGGCATCCCCAGCAGCCGCAACAGCCGTACGGCTACGACGGCTACGGCCAGCCCCAGCCGTACGGCCAGCCGCAGCAGCCGTACCCGTATCAGCAGCAGCCGTACCAGCAACAACAGCCGCCGTATCCGCAGCCGTACACGGCGACGGACTACGGCCCGCAGGGCGCGGGGGCGCCCGCCGTGGACGAGACGGCGACGCTGCCTCCGGTGGAGCCGGAGCCGGAGACGCAGCCCGAGCCGGTGGCCGAGGAGGTCGTCGAGGAGGCCGCGCCCGCGCCCGAACCGGCGGGCCGGGACCGGTACTTCGACACCCTGCGGGCCGTCGCGCTGATCCGGGTCGTGACCTACCACACCTTCGGGTGGGCCTGGTGCGGGATGGTGTTCCCCTCGATGGGGATCATGTTCGGTCTGGCCGGGACGCTGATGGCGAAGTCGCTGGAGCGGCCCGCGTTCAAGGTGGTCAAGAGCCGGATGCGGAGGCTGCTGCCGCCGTTCTGGTTCTGGGGCTTCTTCGTGCTTGTCGCGATGATGATCCACGACTGGATGCCGGGCTGGCAGATCGTGTTCTGGGTGGTGCCGGTCGGGGATCCGCCGGGCAACGCCTGGGGCACGCAGGCCTGGGAGATCCTCTGGTACCTGCGGACGTATCTCTGGTTCGTGATGCTGTCGCCGGCCCTGCTGTGGATCTTCCGCAAGGCGCCGATCCCGGTGCTGCTGCTGACCCTGGTGCCGATCGTGGTCCTGAAGTTCGTGTGGGCGGGGCCGGACAACCGCTTCGGCAACGCCCTGTGGGACCTGTCGACGTACCTCTTCTGCTGGGTCCTCGGCTTCGCGCACCGCGACGGGGTGCTCCAGAAGCTGAAGCCCTTCCTGGTGGTCACGCTCTCGGTCGCCGCGATCGTCTTCGGCGGCTGGTACGCCTTCACGCACCAGGCCGAGGCCGGGACCTACGACCTGGACGAGAACCCGCTCGCCCAGACCTACTGGTCCGCCGGCTACGTCATGCTGCTGATGTGGGCCAAGGCCTACTTCAACATCGACTTCGCCTGGCTGACCCGCTTCAAGCGGCTCGACCGGATCGTCACGATCTTCAACTCGCGGGCCGTGACGATCTATCTGTGGCACGAGATCGCGCTGGTGCTCGCGGTGCCGCTGACCGACCAGTTCTGGAAGGTGCCCGCCTTCGAGAAGTGGCTGCCGCTGGGGAGCCAGTGGTTCATGTTCGGCATCGGCTGGATTCTCATCGCGCTCTTCATCGTGCTGTGCGGCTGGGTGGAGGACGTGGCGGCGAAGAAGAAACCGAGGCTGCTGCCGTCGTGA
- the def gene encoding peptide deformylase: MPRVFVQGSPVDSYPRPAPEAGRGSVRRVTEVGEEVLHRPCRDVTEFGPDLAALIDDMFLTMYVADGAGLAANQVGVDLRLFVYDCPDDDGVRHVGHIVNPVLDPLAPAGRRLLDEGEGCLSVPGAVMDVPRPDRAVVRGLDKDGNALVIEGTGYFARCLAHETDHVNGQVYLDRLSRRDRKEALRQVADRRDEVFARRAAKTAALSG, from the coding sequence ATGCCACGTGTCTTCGTCCAGGGAAGCCCCGTCGACTCCTACCCCCGCCCCGCACCCGAGGCCGGGCGGGGTTCCGTGCGGCGCGTCACCGAGGTCGGTGAAGAGGTCCTGCACCGGCCGTGCCGGGACGTGACCGAGTTCGGGCCCGATCTCGCCGCGCTCATCGACGACATGTTCCTCACCATGTACGTCGCCGACGGCGCCGGCCTCGCGGCCAACCAAGTGGGCGTGGATCTGCGCCTGTTCGTGTACGACTGCCCTGACGACGACGGTGTCCGACATGTCGGGCACATCGTCAACCCGGTCCTCGACCCGCTCGCCCCGGCCGGCCGCCGGCTGCTCGACGAGGGCGAGGGCTGCCTGTCGGTACCGGGCGCGGTTATGGATGTGCCGCGTCCCGACCGGGCCGTGGTGCGCGGGCTCGACAAGGACGGCAACGCGCTGGTGATCGAGGGCACGGGGTACTTCGCGCGCTGCCTCGCCCACGAGACCGACCACGTCAACGGCCAGGTCTATCTGGACCGCCTCTCCAGGCGGGACCGCAAGGAGGCGCTGCGGCAGGTGGCGGACCGGCGGGACGAGGTGTTCGCCCGCCGGGCCGCCAAGACAGCCGCGCTCAGCGGCTGA